The Acidiferrobacteraceae bacterium genome has a window encoding:
- a CDS encoding TusE/DsrC/DsvC family sulfur relay protein has product MATIDVAGKSIEVDEEGYLADRNDWNEEVAKVMAKADDCELSENHWEVINFLREYYDEYQIAPAVRVLTKAIGKKLGPDKGNSKYLYELFPYGPAKQACKYAGLPKPTGCV; this is encoded by the coding sequence ATGGCAACGATTGATGTAGCAGGCAAGTCGATTGAGGTCGATGAGGAAGGTTACCTCGCCGATCGCAATGACTGGAACGAGGAAGTCGCAAAGGTAATGGCCAAGGCCGACGATTGCGAACTGTCCGAAAACCACTGGGAAGTGATCAACTTCCTGCGTGAGTACTATGACGAATACCAGATCGCCCCGGCGGTCCGCGTTCTGACCAAGGCCATTGGCAAGAAGCTTGGCCCGGACAAGGGCAACAGCAAGTACCTGTACGAGCTGTTCCCGTATGGCCCGGCGAAGCAGGCCTGTAAGTACGCTGGTCTCCCGAAGCCGACTGGCTGCGTTTAA